A genomic segment from Streptomyces antibioticus encodes:
- a CDS encoding S16 family serine protease: MLSRLTRPRAVAVCAVPLVALLVTAAVAPLPFSVAQPGMTANVLGEDRGTPVITISGAPVRPTTGQLRMTTIEATGPDASVRLGDLIDGWFRTDQAIMPRDSVYPGGGDTEEIEKHNTEQMEQSQDTATEAALRYLGRTDDGIEVDLELADVGGPSAGLLFSLGIVDKLDGDGSDGDLTGGRTIAGTGTIDADGKVGAVGGVALKTQAARRDGATVFLVPKAECSDARSELPKGLRLIPVTTLKGAVDALVALESGKGSVPAC, encoded by the coding sequence GTGCTCTCTCGTCTCACGCGCCCCAGGGCCGTCGCCGTCTGTGCCGTGCCGCTGGTGGCCCTGCTGGTCACGGCGGCTGTCGCGCCGTTGCCGTTCTCGGTGGCGCAGCCCGGGATGACGGCGAACGTGCTCGGTGAGGACCGGGGCACGCCCGTCATCACGATCTCCGGCGCGCCCGTCCGCCCGACCACGGGCCAGCTCCGGATGACGACCATCGAGGCGACCGGCCCGGACGCCAGTGTCCGGCTGGGCGATCTGATCGACGGCTGGTTCCGCACCGACCAGGCGATCATGCCGCGTGACTCGGTGTACCCCGGCGGGGGCGACACCGAGGAGATCGAGAAGCACAACACCGAGCAGATGGAGCAGTCCCAGGACACGGCGACCGAGGCCGCCCTGCGCTACCTCGGCCGTACCGACGACGGCATCGAGGTGGACCTGGAGCTGGCCGACGTCGGCGGCCCCAGCGCCGGGCTGCTGTTCTCCCTCGGGATCGTCGACAAGCTCGACGGCGACGGCAGCGACGGCGACCTCACGGGCGGCCGCACCATCGCCGGTACGGGGACCATCGACGCGGACGGCAAGGTCGGCGCGGTCGGCGGGGTCGCCCTGAAGACACAGGCCGCCCGGCGGGACGGCGCGACCGTCTTCCTGGTACCGAAGGCGGAGTGCTCCGACGCCCGCTCCGAGCTGCCGAAGGGCCTGCGGCTGATCCCGGTCACCACGCTGAAGGGCGCGGTGGACGCGCTGGTGGCCCTGGAGTCGGGCAAGGGCTCGGTCCCGGCCTGCTGA
- a CDS encoding IclR family transcriptional regulator has protein sequence MTAETSQTLDRGLKVLKLLADTDHGLTVTELSQKLGVNRTVVYRLLATLEQHALVRRDLGGRARVGLGVLRLGRQVHPLVREAALPALRSLAEDIGATAHLTLVDGAEALAVAVVEPTWTDYHVAYRAGFRHPLDRGAAGRAILAARRRLPDEPGYTLTHGELEAGASGAAAPLIGVTGVEGSVGVVMLADAVPERVGPRVVDAAREVAEALR, from the coding sequence GTGACCGCGGAGACCTCCCAGACGCTCGACCGGGGCCTGAAGGTCCTGAAACTGCTGGCCGATACGGACCACGGGCTGACCGTCACCGAACTTTCCCAGAAGCTGGGCGTGAACCGGACCGTCGTGTACCGGTTGCTCGCCACGCTGGAACAGCACGCACTCGTACGACGCGACCTGGGCGGACGTGCCCGGGTCGGCCTCGGGGTGCTCAGGCTGGGCCGGCAGGTCCATCCGCTGGTGCGTGAGGCGGCGCTCCCCGCGCTGCGCTCGCTCGCCGAGGACATAGGGGCGACCGCGCACCTCACGCTGGTCGACGGCGCGGAGGCCCTCGCGGTCGCCGTCGTCGAGCCGACCTGGACCGACTACCACGTCGCCTACCGGGCGGGCTTCCGGCATCCGCTGGACCGGGGGGCCGCCGGACGCGCGATCCTCGCGGCCCGCCGGCGCCTGCCCGACGAACCCGGCTACACCCTGACCCACGGCGAACTGGAAGCGGGCGCGAGCGGAGCCGCCGCCCCGCTGATCGGCGTCACCGGCGTCGAGGGCAGCGTGGGCGTGGTGATGCTCGCCGACGCGGTCCCCGAACGCGTCGGCCCACGGGTCGTGGACGCGGCGAGAGAAGTGGCCGAGGCCCTGCGCTGA
- a CDS encoding DEAD/DEAH box helicase, translating to MTTTAATSTSHSHHLSPAFPGRAPWGTASKLRAWQQGAMEKYIQEQPRDFLAVATPGAGKTTFALTLASWLLHHHVVQQVTVVAPTEHLKKQWADAAARIGIKLDPEYSAGPLGKDYHGVAVTYAGVGVRPMLHRNRSEQRKTLVILDEIHHAGDSKSWGEACLEAFEPATRRLALTGTPFRSDTNPIPFVAYEEGPDGIRRSSADYTYGYGSALADHVVRPVIFLSYSGNMRWRTKAGDEIAARLGEPMTKDAVSQAWRTALDPRGEWMPSVLRAADQRLTEVRKAVPDAGALVIASDQESARAYAKLIREITGSKATLVLSDDAGASGRIDEFSGSNDRWMVAVRMVSEGVDVPRLAVGVYATTISTPLFFAQAVGRFVRSRRRGETASVFLPTIPDLLTFANEMEVERDHALDKPKKDGEEDPYAEEDKLLAEAEKEQDEDTGEQEQFAFEALESEAVFDRVMYNGAEFGMQAHPGSEEEQDYLGIPGLLEPEQVQLLLQKRQAKQIAHSRRKPDAEADLLELPAERRPVVSHKEMMELRKQLNTMVGAYVHQSGKPHGVIHTELRRVCGGPPSAEATAGQLRQRIAKVQEWATRMK from the coding sequence GTGACTACCACCGCCGCAACCTCCACCTCCCACTCCCACCACCTCTCGCCCGCCTTCCCCGGCCGCGCCCCCTGGGGCACCGCCAGCAAGCTGCGGGCCTGGCAGCAGGGGGCGATGGAGAAGTACATCCAGGAGCAGCCGCGCGACTTCCTCGCCGTCGCCACCCCCGGCGCCGGCAAGACGACCTTCGCGCTCACCCTCGCCTCCTGGCTGCTGCACCACCACGTCGTGCAGCAGGTGACCGTGGTCGCGCCGACCGAGCACCTGAAGAAGCAGTGGGCGGACGCGGCGGCGCGGATAGGGATCAAGCTCGACCCGGAGTACAGCGCCGGACCGCTCGGCAAGGACTATCACGGCGTCGCCGTGACCTACGCGGGCGTCGGCGTCCGCCCGATGCTGCACCGCAACCGCAGCGAGCAGCGCAAGACGCTCGTCATCCTCGACGAGATCCACCACGCCGGTGACTCCAAGTCGTGGGGCGAGGCGTGCCTGGAGGCGTTCGAGCCGGCCACCCGGCGGCTCGCGCTCACCGGCACGCCGTTCAGGTCCGACACCAATCCGATCCCCTTCGTGGCGTACGAGGAGGGCCCGGACGGGATCCGGCGCTCCTCCGCCGACTACACCTACGGCTACGGCTCGGCGCTCGCCGACCATGTCGTGCGGCCGGTCATCTTCCTCTCCTACAGCGGCAACATGCGCTGGCGCACCAAGGCCGGCGACGAGATCGCCGCGCGGCTCGGCGAGCCGATGACGAAGGACGCCGTCAGCCAGGCGTGGCGTACGGCGCTGGATCCGCGCGGCGAGTGGATGCCGAGCGTGCTGCGCGCCGCCGACCAGCGGCTCACCGAGGTCCGCAAGGCCGTCCCGGACGCCGGGGCCCTCGTCATCGCCTCCGACCAGGAGTCGGCCCGCGCCTACGCCAAGCTGATCCGCGAGATCACCGGGTCGAAGGCCACGCTCGTGCTGTCCGACGACGCCGGCGCGTCCGGCCGGATCGACGAGTTCAGCGGCAGCAACGACCGGTGGATGGTCGCCGTACGGATGGTGTCCGAGGGCGTCGACGTGCCGCGCCTCGCGGTCGGCGTGTACGCCACCACCATCTCGACCCCGCTGTTCTTCGCGCAGGCCGTCGGGCGTTTCGTGCGGTCGCGGCGGCGCGGCGAGACCGCGTCCGTGTTCCTGCCGACCATCCCCGACCTGCTGACCTTCGCCAACGAGATGGAGGTCGAGCGCGACCACGCCCTCGACAAGCCGAAGAAGGACGGCGAGGAGGACCCGTACGCCGAGGAGGACAAGCTCCTCGCGGAGGCGGAGAAGGAGCAGGACGAGGACACCGGCGAGCAGGAGCAGTTCGCCTTCGAGGCGCTGGAGTCCGAGGCCGTCTTCGACCGGGTGATGTACAACGGCGCCGAGTTCGGCATGCAGGCCCACCCGGGCAGCGAGGAGGAGCAGGACTACCTCGGCATCCCGGGGCTGCTCGAACCGGAACAGGTGCAGTTGCTGCTCCAGAAGCGGCAGGCCAAGCAGATCGCGCACAGCCGCAGGAAGCCGGACGCCGAGGCCGACCTCCTGGAGCTGCCGGCCGAGCGGCGGCCGGTCGTCTCGCACAAGGAGATGATGGAGCTGCGCAAGCAGCTCAACACCATGGTCGGCGCATACGTCCACCAGAGCGGCAAGCCGCACGGGGTGATCCACACCGAGCTGCGCCGGGTGTGCGGCGGACCGCCGAGCGCGGAGGCGACGGCGGGGCAGTTGCGGCAGCGCATCGCCAAGGTGCAGGAGTGGGCGACCCGGATGAAGTGA
- a CDS encoding type II toxin-antitoxin system death-on-curing family toxin, giving the protein MAATRHLTVAEVTDIARIAFSGPDGPENPAPETRDPALLASAVHRPRARMFGTAAYTDPYEQAAALLHGIAANHPLVDGNKRAAWLAAATFLALHGTDLAACDQDAAYDLVIDVASGTESEIAVIAARLRAL; this is encoded by the coding sequence ATGGCCGCGACCAGACACCTCACCGTCGCCGAGGTGACGGACATCGCACGGATCGCCTTCTCCGGGCCGGACGGCCCTGAAAACCCCGCCCCCGAGACCCGCGACCCCGCCCTCCTCGCCTCCGCCGTCCACCGCCCCCGCGCCCGTATGTTCGGCACCGCCGCCTACACCGACCCCTACGAGCAGGCCGCCGCCCTGCTCCACGGGATCGCCGCGAACCATCCCCTCGTGGACGGCAACAAGCGCGCCGCCTGGCTCGCCGCCGCCACCTTTCTCGCGCTGCACGGCACGGATCTCGCCGCCTGTGACCAGGACGCGGCGTACGACCTGGTCATCGACGTGGCCTCCGGTACGGAGTCCGAGATCGCGGTGATCGCGGCGCGGCTGCGGGCGTTGTGA
- a CDS encoding MFS transporter, protein MAVQEPRPRDIGVTAAVPEHGESVLGKSFRALSVGIVSVVLLIAFEATAVGTAMPVAARELGGVSLYAFAFSGYFTTSLFGMVLAGQWSDRRGPLGPLGSGIAAFGAGLVVAGTAGGMWVFILGRAVQGLGGGLVIVALYVVVGRAYPERLRPAIMAAFAACWVLPSVVGPLAAGAVTEHLGWRWVFLGIPVLVVLPLALALPQIRVRAGGPVDTTADSQPRTDGRRRIRLALGISCGAGLLQYAAQDLRPLSVLPGALGLALLVPAVLGLLPRGTWRAARGLPSVVLLRGVAAGAFISAESFVPLMLVTQRGLSPTLAGFSLAASGATWALGSWVQSRPRVEPYRERLMTFGMVLVALSIAAAPAVLLHSVPVWTLAVAWGFGCFGMGLVIASTSVLLLQLSAPEEAGTNSAALQISDGLANVLLLAAGGAAFAALGGGAVAHAGTLAEGESSSHPAAFAVVFLPMAVVALFGAWVTTRVRERRQ, encoded by the coding sequence ATGGCAGTCCAGGAACCGCGTCCGCGTGACATCGGCGTCACGGCAGCAGTCCCCGAGCACGGTGAGTCCGTGCTCGGGAAGTCGTTCAGGGCGCTCAGTGTCGGGATCGTCTCCGTTGTGCTGTTGATCGCCTTCGAAGCGACCGCGGTGGGGACCGCCATGCCGGTGGCCGCCCGCGAGCTGGGTGGGGTTTCCCTCTACGCCTTCGCCTTCTCCGGGTACTTCACCACCAGTCTCTTCGGCATGGTGCTCGCCGGGCAGTGGTCCGACCGGCGGGGGCCGCTCGGGCCGTTGGGCAGTGGGATCGCGGCCTTCGGGGCGGGGCTCGTGGTGGCGGGGACCGCCGGGGGCATGTGGGTGTTCATCCTCGGGCGGGCCGTGCAGGGGCTCGGTGGCGGGCTGGTCATCGTCGCGCTGTACGTCGTCGTCGGGCGGGCCTATCCCGAGCGGTTGCGGCCCGCGATCATGGCCGCGTTCGCCGCCTGCTGGGTGCTGCCGTCGGTCGTGGGGCCCCTGGCCGCCGGGGCCGTCACCGAGCATCTCGGGTGGCGGTGGGTGTTCCTCGGGATACCGGTGCTGGTGGTGCTGCCGCTCGCGCTGGCGCTGCCTCAGATACGGGTGCGGGCCGGGGGGCCCGTCGACACCACCGCCGACTCTCAGCCCCGGACCGACGGGCGGCGTCGGATTCGGCTCGCCCTCGGGATCTCCTGCGGGGCCGGGCTCCTCCAGTACGCCGCCCAGGATCTGCGGCCCCTCTCCGTGCTCCCCGGTGCCCTCGGGCTCGCCCTGCTCGTGCCCGCCGTGCTCGGGCTGCTGCCGCGCGGCACCTGGCGGGCCGCCCGCGGGCTGCCGTCCGTCGTCCTGCTGCGCGGTGTCGCCGCCGGGGCGTTCATCTCGGCCGAGTCCTTCGTGCCGTTGATGCTCGTCACCCAGCGCGGGCTGAGCCCCACGCTCGCCGGGTTCTCGCTCGCCGCGAGCGGCGCCACCTGGGCGCTGGGGTCCTGGGTGCAGTCCCGGCCGCGCGTGGAGCCGTACCGGGAGCGGCTGATGACGTTCGGGATGGTGCTCGTCGCCCTCTCCATCGCCGCCGCGCCGGCCGTGCTCCTGCACTCCGTGCCGGTGTGGACGCTGGCCGTGGCCTGGGGGTTCGGCTGCTTCGGGATGGGGCTCGTGATCGCCTCCACCAGCGTGCTGCTGCTCCAGCTCTCCGCGCCGGAGGAGGCCGGCACCAACTCGGCCGCCCTCCAGATATCCGACGGGCTGGCCAACGTCCTGCTGCTGGCCGCCGGCGGTGCCGCCTTCGCCGCGCTCGGCGGCGGGGCCGTCGCCCACGCGGGCACCCTGGCCGAGGGGGAGTCGTCGTCCCATCCGGCCGCCTTCGCCGTCGTCTTCCTGCCGATGGCCGTCGTCGCCCTGTTCGGGGCCTGGGTGACCACCCGGGTGCGCGAACGGCGACAGTAG
- a CDS encoding tyrosine-type recombinase/integrase, producing MLDELDLHLSTITNRYGRPFQRKTINAYKFAGVALHNWMTESSMEGDFTACDVATLNRFFRWYYQVHDVPKSQDGKGGYTGGTNTLQRNLRPLFIYLAEEYDHPSPYDSPKLHRYTAPPIGKPKTLSEEFVTDVLKVTGNGSPKVRDFQTVRDHAIVRVLTEGLRAEELLNLRVEDLDLTRHTLVVIPLKMDRNSVDGRTIPLQPKTVKALVRYLRVRSTHAMANSTPFLWLGTRNRGPLQYRGLYVMVKKRAKDADYDPAQVAPHSFCHTWADDLKAAGVSGEHIMAIRGWKSPAMLRRYGADMASTRAVNAVQGLGDRY from the coding sequence ATGCTCGATGAACTCGACCTTCACCTGAGCACGATCACCAACAGGTACGGACGTCCCTTCCAGCGGAAGACCATCAACGCGTACAAGTTCGCTGGTGTGGCTCTCCATAACTGGATGACCGAGAGCAGCATGGAAGGCGACTTCACCGCATGTGACGTAGCCACCCTGAACCGCTTCTTTCGCTGGTACTACCAGGTGCACGACGTACCCAAGTCGCAGGACGGCAAGGGCGGTTACACGGGAGGGACGAACACCCTTCAACGCAATCTCCGTCCGCTGTTCATCTATCTGGCAGAGGAGTACGACCACCCAAGCCCGTACGACTCCCCCAAGCTCCACAGGTACACGGCTCCCCCGATCGGTAAGCCCAAGACGCTCTCTGAGGAGTTCGTGACCGACGTACTCAAGGTCACGGGGAACGGCTCCCCCAAAGTCCGTGACTTCCAGACCGTGAGGGATCACGCAATCGTCCGTGTCCTCACGGAGGGACTGAGAGCGGAAGAGCTGTTGAACCTGCGGGTTGAAGACTTGGATCTCACCCGACACACGTTGGTTGTGATCCCTCTGAAGATGGACCGGAACAGCGTTGACGGCCGGACCATTCCCCTACAGCCCAAGACGGTAAAGGCTCTCGTTCGGTATCTCCGGGTGCGCTCCACTCACGCCATGGCGAACTCAACCCCGTTCCTCTGGCTCGGTACACGCAACCGGGGTCCACTCCAGTACAGGGGTCTGTACGTCATGGTGAAGAAGCGTGCCAAGGATGCGGATTACGACCCTGCCCAGGTTGCTCCTCACTCGTTCTGCCACACGTGGGCAGACGACTTGAAGGCTGCGGGAGTATCGGGCGAGCACATCATGGCTATCCGTGGTTGGAAGTCTCCCGCCATGCTCCGCAGGTACGGCGCAGACATGGCCAGCACAAGGGCCGTGAACGCCGTACAGGGCTTGGGAGACAGGTACTGA
- a CDS encoding GntR family transcriptional regulator, with translation MADLDRSRNLWPQIADDLRRRLRSGEWAPGERFPGTVALAAEYGTAQATTQKAVVALRAEGWLRLEVGQGNYVTDTPPDGA, from the coding sequence CCTCTGGCCCCAGATTGCCGATGATCTGCGTCGCCGGTTGCGCTCTGGAGAGTGGGCACCTGGTGAGCGCTTCCCTGGGACGGTCGCATTGGCAGCGGAGTACGGGACGGCACAGGCGACCACACAGAAGGCTGTCGTAGCCCTACGGGCGGAGGGTTGGCTACGGCTGGAAGTCGGACAGGGCAACTACGTGACCGACACGCCCCCTGATGGGGCCTGA